From Saccharomyces kudriavzevii IFO 1802 strain IFO1802 genome assembly, chromosome: 13, a single genomic window includes:
- the MYO5 gene encoding myosin 5 (similar to Saccharomyces cerevisiae MYO3 (YKL129C) and MYO5 (YMR109W); ancestral locus Anc_2.440), translating to MAILKRGARKKAHQEPAKRSTNIKKATFDSSKKKEVGVSDLTLLSKISDEAINENLKKRFQNATIYTYIGHVLISVNPFRDLGIYTDAVMNEYKGKNRLEVPPHVFAIAESMYYNMKSYNENQCVIISGESGAGKTEAAKRIMQYIAAASSAHTESIGKIKDMVLSTNPLLESFGCAKTLRNNNSSRHGKYLEIKFNNQFEPCAGNITNYLLEKQRVVSQIKNERNFHIFYQFTKGASDTYRQTFGVQKPEQYVYTAAAGCISADTIDDLQDYQETLKAMRVIGLGQEEQDQIFRMLAAILWIGNVSFTENEEGNSQVRDTSVTDFVAYLLQIDSQLLIKSLVERIMETNHGMKRGSVYHVPLNIVQADAVRDALAKAIYNNLFDWIVGRVNKSLQAFPGAEKSIGILDIYGFEIFEHNSFEQICINYVNEKLQQIFIQLTLKSEQETYERERIEWTPIKYFDNKVVCDLIEARRPPGIFAAMNDSVATAHADSNAADQAFAQRLNLFTTNPHFDLRSNKFVIKHYAGDVTYDIDGITDKNKDQLQKDLVELIGTTSNTFLAAIFPDTIDRESKRRPPTAGDKIIKSANELVETLSKAQPSYIRTIKPNETKSPNDYDDRQVLHQIKYLGLQENVRIRRAGFAYRQVFDKFVERFYLLSPHCSYAGDYTWQGDTLNAVKFILKDSSIPQQEYQLGVTSVFIKTPETLFALEHMRDRYWYNMAARIQRAWRRFLRRRIDAAIKIQRTIRERKEGNKYEKLRDYGTKILGGRKERRSMSLLGYRAFMGDYLSCNESKSKGAYIKRQVGIKEKIIFSIHGEALHTKFGRSAQRLKKTLLLTPTTFYVVGQTLVQNAMTYTQDYKIDVRNIQAVSLTNLQDGWVAVNLANSGQPDPFINTYFKTELVTHLKKLNDKIQVKIGPTIEYQKKPGKLHAVKCQLSESAPKYSDIYKSSTISVRRGNPPNSQVHKKPKKNSTLSSGYGANSSRTTRRPVSSTPAQRVPVAPVSRNSKKPAPPPPGMQNKVSAKRFAPTPAAAARSATAAVTMRTNGQAHVPPPPPPPPPSSKPKEPMFEAAYDFPGSGSPSELPLKKGDVVYITREEPSGWSLGKLLDGSKEGWVPTAYMQPHSGNNITAPLPPQNRIVSQPVQNSVQLNKADSTNVLPAANQASFGDGLANALAARANKMRLESDGEEANGDEEEDDW from the coding sequence AAACGTTCTACGAATATTAAGAAAGCCACTTTCGATTCctcgaagaagaaagaagttgGTGTGTCTGATCTGACACTTTTGTCCAAAATTTCTGATGAAGCCATAAATgaaaacttgaagaaaagatttCAGAATGCTACGATTTACACTTACATAGGTCATGTGTTGATTAGTGTCAATCCATTCAGGGACCTTGGAATATACACAGATGCGGTTATGAATGAATATAAAGGAAAGAATAGATTGGAAGTCCCACCACATGTTTTTGCGATTGCAGAATCTATGTACTACAATATGAAATCATACAATGAAAACCAATGTGTTATTATTTCTGGTGAATCGGGTGCCGGTAAAACTGAAGCTGCCAAACGAATTATGCAATATATTGCTGCCGCTTCAAGCGCCCACACAGAGTCAATTGGTAAAATTAAGGACATGGTCCTATCCACCAATCCGCTGCTAGAATCTTTTGGTTGTGCAAAGACGTTAAGGAACAATAACTCTTCCAGGCACGGTaaatatttggaaattAAATTTAATAATCAATTTGAGCCATGTGCAGGTAATATCACAAACTACCTGTTAGAAAAACAGAGAGTTGTGAGTCAAATTAagaatgaaagaaattttcatattttttatcagtTTACGAAGGGTGCTTCAGACACTTACAGGCAAACGTTCGGAGTTCAAAAACCGGAACAATATGTGTACACAGCGGCTGCCGGGTGTATTTCAGCCGACACGATTGATGACTTACAAGATTACCAAGAAACATTGAAAGCTATGAGGGTTATTGGTCTCGGGCAAGAGGAACAAGACCAAATATTCAGAATGTTGGCGGCAATCCTTTGGATTGGTAATGTTTCCTTcactgaaaatgaagaaggaaaTTCGCAGGTTAGAGACACGTCTGTAACTGATTTTGTTGCATATTTGCTACAAATAGACAGTCAATTATTAATCAAGTCACTTGTAGAAAGAATTATGGAAACCAACCATGGTATGAAAAGAGGGTCAGTGTATCACGTTCCATTAAATATTGTTCAAGCTGATGCAGTCAGGGATGCCCTGGCAAAAGCCATTTATAACAATTTGTTCGATTGGATTGTTGGGAGAGTTAACAAATCCTTACAAGCTTTCCCGGGCGCTGAAAAATCCATTGGTATTCTTGATATCTATGGTTTTGAGATTTTCGAACATAACTCCTTTGAGCAGATTTGTATCAATTACGTTAATGAAAAGTTACAACAGATTTTTATTCAACTGACATTGAAGTCAGAACAAGAAACATACGAGAGAGAAAGAATTGAATGGACTCCAATTAAATATTTCGATAATAAGGTTGTCTGTGATTTGATCGAAGCGAGGAGACCACCTGGTATATTTGCCGCGATGAATGATTCTGTTGCAACAGCCCATGCCGATTCAAATGCAGCTGATCAAGCTTTTGCCCAACGTCTAAACTTGTTCACAACAAATCCACATTTTGATTTAAGATCCAACAAGTTTGTGATTAAGCATTACGCCGGTGACGTTACATATGATATCGATGGTATCACGGATAAAAATAAGGACCAGTTGCAAAAGGATTTGGTAGAATTAATTGGCACTACCAGTAATACATTCTTGGCCGCAATTTTCCCAGATACCATCGATCGAGAGTCGAAAAGAAGACCACCTACAGCAGGTGACAAAATTATTAAGAGTGCAAATGAATTGGTTGAAACTCTATCAAAGGCACAGCCCTCATACATCAGAACGATCAAGCCGAATGAAACAAAATCACCTAATGATTATGACGACCGCCAAGTTTTACATCAAATCAAGTATCTAGGGTTGCAAGAAAATGTGCGCATAAGAAGGGCAGGTTTTGCATACAGACAAGTGTTTGATAAGTTCGTAGAAAGATTTTATTTACTATCGCCTCACTGTTCTTACGCTGGTGATTATACCTGGCAAGGTGATACCTTGAACGCTGTTAAGTTCATTTTAAAAGATTCCTCTATCCCGCAGCAGGAATATCAATTGGGTGTTACAAgtgttttcatcaaaacGCCTGAAACATTGTTTGCTTTGGAGCATATGAGAGACAGATATTGGTACAATATGGCTGCCAGAATTCAACGTGCTTGGAGAAGATTCTTGCGGAGAAGAATTGATGCTGCTATTAAGATTCAACGTACTATCAGGgagagaaaagaaggtaATAAGTACGAAAAGCTGCGGGATTATGGTACCAAGATTTTGGGCgggagaaaagaaagaagatcCATGTCACTACTAGGCTATAGGGCCTTTATGGGTGATTACCTGTCATGCAATGAATCCAAATCTAAGGGTGCCTATATCAAAAGGCAGGTGggaatcaaagaaaaaattatcttTTCCATACATGGTGAGGCTTTGCATACAAAATTTGGTCGTTCTGCGcaaagattgaaaaaaacccTTTTACTAACTCCAACGACATTTTACGTTGTAGGCCAGACTTTAGTTCAAAATGCAATGACTTATACACAAGATTATAAAATTGATGTGCGGAACATTCAAGCAGTCAGTTTAACTAACTTGCAGGATGGGTGGGTTGCCGTTAACTTGGCTAATTCCGGTCAACCTGACCCATTTATCAATACGTATTTCAAAACAGAACTAGTAACGCATCTAAAAAAACTTAATGATAAAATTCAGGTTAAAATAGGGCCTACGATCGAGTACCAAAAGAAACCCGGAAAATTGCATGCAGTCAAATGTCAACTTAGTGAATCGGCTCCAAAATACAGTGACATATATAAATCGAGCACAATATCTGTTCGCCGTGGTAATCCTCCCAACTCTCAAGTGCATAAGAAACCGAAGAAAAATAGCACTCTTTCTTCAGGCTATGGTGCCAATTCTTCACGAACAACGAGGAGGCCTGTCTCGAGCACTCCCGCACAACGTGTACCCGTTGCTCCGGTATcaagaaattccaaaaagCCTGCTCCTCCGCCACCGGGGATGCAGAACAAAGTGAGTGCAAAAAGGTTTGCCCCCACAcctgctgctgctgctcgTTCTGCAACTGCCGCTGTTACAATGCGCACCAACGGGCAGGCTCATGTACCGCCGCCGCCTCCCCCTCCGCCACCATCTTCCAAGCCAAAAGAGCCCATGTTTGAAGCAGCTTATGATTTCCCTGGTTCAGGGTCACCATCTGAGCTACCTTTAAAAAAAGGTGATGTAGTTTATATCACGAGAGAAGAACCCAGTGGTTGGTCTCTTGGAAAATTGTTGGATGGTTCTAAAGAAGGTTGGGTACCAACAGCATATATGCAACCACATTCTGGAAACAATATCACTGCACCCCTGCCCCCACAGAACAGAATTGTTTCTCAGCCAGTCCAAAATTCTGTACAGCTGAATAAGGCTGATTCAACAAATGTTTTGCCAGCGGCCAACCAGGCAAGTTTTGGTGACGGCCTGGCCAATGCTTTAGCTGCGAGAGCTAATAAAATGAGACTAGAGAGTGATGGGGAGGAGGCTAATGGAGATGAGGAGGAAGACGATTGGTAG
- the HFD1 gene encoding hexadecenal dehydrogenase (similar to Saccharomyces cerevisiae HFD1 (YMR110C); ancestral locus Anc_2.439): protein MPNCDAMILPYTPLPEIDQKVQASRDFFFDKQLKLSHESDPRKKDLQSRQFQLKKLYYAVKDHEDELIDAMYQDFHRTKLESVFSETTKLMNDILHLIEILPKMMKPRKISDYSPPFMFGKTVVEKISRGSVLIIAPYNFPVLLALAPLAAALAAGNSIVLKPSELTPHTAIVMEKLLAAAGFTSGLIQVVQGAKDETSKLLDCGKFDLIFYTGSPHVGSIVAEKAAKSLTPCVLELGGKSPTFITENFNSNNIKTALKRIFFGAFGNSGQICVSPDYLLVHKSMYPKVIEECKLVLDEFFPTFDKETDLTRMIHKRAYKNTMEKLNTTKGSKISPSKTLTSLDADDLCIVPPTVIYNIDWNDPLMKQENFAPVLPIIEYDSLDETIDEIIKEHDTPLVQYIFSDSQSEINHILTRLRSGGCVIGDTVVHVAITDAPFGGIGNSGYGNYGGLHGFNTFSHERTIFKQPYWNDFTLFMRYPPTNAQKEKLLRFALERKPWFDRNGNDKWGLRQYFSLSAVFMLISAICAYRSS from the coding sequence ATGCCCAACTGTGATGCTATGATTTTGCCTTACACCCCTCTACCTGAAATAGATCAAAAAGTGCAGGCCTCTAgagatttcttctttgacaAACAATTGAAATTGTCCCATGAAAGTGACcccagaaaaaaagatctaCAGTCTAGACAGTTCCAGTTGAAGAAACTTTATTATGCCGTGAAAGATCATGAAGACGAACTAATCGACGCTATGTATCAAGACTTCCATCGAACCAAGTTAGAATCGGTTTTCAGCGAAACAACCAAACTCATGAACGATATACTTCACTTGATCGAAATTTTACCTAAAATGATGAAACCCCGTAAAATATCCGACTATTCTCCCCCATTTATGTTTGGTAAAACAGTTGTGGAAAAGATTTCAAGAGGTAGCGTCTTAATTATTGCTCCTTATAATTTCCCTGTACTTCTAGCATTGGCTCCGTTAGCTGCTGCTCTTGCTGCAGGTAATTCTATTGTTTTGAAGCCAAGTGAATTAACACCGCACACTGCCATTGTTATGGAAAAGCTACTGGCCGCCGCTGGTTTTACCAGCGGATTGATTCAAGTGGTCCAGGGAGCTAAAGATGAGACTAGCAAGTTACTAGAttgtggaaaatttgacCTAATATTCTACACGGGCTCTCCACATGTAGGTTCGATAGTTGCTGAAAAGGCAGCAAAAAGCTTAACACCTTGCGTACTCGAATTGGGTGGTAAATCACCCACCTTCATCacagaaaattttaattCTAATAATATAAAGACCGCCTtaaaaagaattttttttggagcCTTTGGGAATTCTGGCCAAATTTGCGTCTCCCCAGATTATTTATTAGTGCATAAATCCATGTATCCAAAGGTCATTGAGGAGTGCAAGTTAGTATTGGATGagttttttccaacttttGACAAAGAAACGGATCTCACTCGCATGATCCACAAGCGTGCCTATAAAAATACTATGGAGAAATTAAATACAACTAAAGGGTCCAAAATTTCaccttcaaaaactttaacCAGTTTAGATGCCGATGATTTATGCATTGTACCACCTACCGTAATTTATAACATTGATTGGAATGATCCATTGatgaaacaagaaaattttgcaCCTGTTTTGCCTATTATCGAGTACGATAGTCTTGATGAGACCATCGATGAGATAATAAAAGAGCACGATACTCCATTAGTGcaatatattttttctgataGTCAATCAGAAATAAATCATATCTTGACACGCTTGAGATCTGGTGGTTGTGTTATCGGTGACACTGTGGTTCATGTGGCCATTACTGACGCTCCATTTGGAGGGATAGGCAATTCAGGTTATGGTAACTATGGTGGATTGCATGGTTTCAATACCTTCAGCCACGAAAGAACAATTTTTAAGCAGCCATATTGGAATGATTTTACCCTTTTCATGAGATATCCTCCGACTAATGctcaaaaggaaaaattgctCCGTTTCGCATTGGAAAGAAAGCCTTGGTTCGATAGAAATGGTAATGACAAATGGGGTTTGCGCCAATATTTTTCGTTATCAGCTGTATTCATGCTAATTAGTGCCATTTGCGCCTATCgttcttcttga
- the EUC1 gene encoding Euc1p (similar to Saccharomyces cerevisiae YMR111C; ancestral locus Anc_2.437) produces the protein MSAREYNYAEGFGGYSSLDEDDSDRDSERRNHDPRHRPVVANLTSESRHAALNRYMVPGRNINPLFRPAGPAQPSVAPTSVPASAVESTSRSDSERIKEVPETNFNAFLISQLTRMEEQNSNLKEEISLMKKEQELFFLENQKKLEKGFKDINKYVEDVSAMKEVFKEVVGIMTGERIRFIDHTGENVTPQEAARIGNPSTSTQTCQSKSRLTNWQEYSMHASILAGDPRVKSEPGLSDFENGHYEDAQSDGSVNGEGVALNNPNTIRNVDDGNNQHDHRTGNENGSRNRSANVGTSYRLNRAIQNVTDAAREYFEGLPGQPSVLSLERRYGSTWRRSAKERTLFTKRMTIIKRIVDIKEDPSKYGLSLPDNKINRNQAIKVVENIRLGNNTFKGHHCRLSMSQLYEYFSKKMDKPEDYSLTLKRRGKPRRIFLLEEREARLSLQQPNGISNSSISTPEGGHDPEL, from the coding sequence ATGTCAGCTCGAGAATATAACTATGCAGAGGGGTTTGGTGGATATAGCTCGTTAGATGAGGACGATTCAGATAGAGATTCTGAACGTAGGAACCACGACCCAAGGCATCGGCCGGTAGTCGCGAACCTAACCAGTGAATCAAGACATGCTGCTTTGAATAGATACATGGTCCCAGGCCGTAACATCAATCCTCTATTCAGACCCGCAGGTCCTGCTCAACCTTCCGTGGCGCCTACATCAGTGCCAGCATCTGCAGTCGAATCTACAAGCAGATCAGACTCTGAAAGAATAAAGGAGGTACCTGAAACAAATTTCAATGCATTTCTTATATCGCAGTTGACCAGGATGGAAGAGCAAAATTCGAACctgaaggaagaaattagtttaatgaaaaaggaacaagaacttttctttctagAGAATCAGAAGAAGTTAGAAAAGGGGTTCAAAGACATCAATAAGTATGTCGAAGATGTTTCTGCGATGAAAGAGGTCTTCAAAGAGGTGGTTGGAATTATGACCGGGGAAAGAATAAGGTTTATAGATCACACCGGAGAAAATGTCACTCCTCAGGAAGCTGCTCGCATCGGTAATCCATCAACGAGTACGCAGACTTGTCAGAGTAAGTCGAGACTAACAAATTGGCAAGAATACAGCATGCATGCAAGCATACTGGCCGGTGATCCTCGTGTCAAGTCTGAGCCAGGTCTATCTGACTTTGAAAACGGACATTATGAGGATGCCCAAAGCGATGGTAGCGTTAATGGCGAAGGTGTTGCTCTGAATAATCCCAACACCATTCGCAATGTTGATGATGGCAATAACCAACACGATCATAGAACCGGAAACGAAAATGGAAGCAGAAACAGGAGCGCGAACGTCGGAACATCTTATAGGCTGAATCGTGCAATTCAAAATGTCACAGATGCTGCTCGTGAATATTTCGAAGGTTTGCCTGGGCAACCGTCAGTTCTTTCCCTAGAAAGAAGATACGGTTCGACTTGGAGACGATCTGCCAAAGAAAGAACTCTCTTCACTAAAAGAATGACCATTATCAAAAGAATAGTAGATATAAAAGAAGACCCAAGCAAATATGGTTTGTCACTACCAGATAACAAAATAAACAGAAATCAAGCCATTAAAGTAGTAGAGAACATTCGATTAGGTAACAATACCTTCAAAGGTCATCATTGCCGATTATCGATGTCCCAATTATACGAGtacttttccaaaaaaatggataaaCCCGAAGATTACTCATTAActttaaaaagaagaggtaagccaagaagaattttcttATTAGAAGAGAGAGAAGCTAGACTATCACTACAACAACCAAATGGCATATCAAATTCCAGTATAAGCACTCCAGAAGGTGGTCACGACCCTGAACTGTGA
- the MED11 gene encoding Med11p (similar to Saccharomyces cerevisiae MED11 (YMR112C); ancestral locus Anc_2.436), whose product MQPPYIQERLKSLNDVESQLCSMLQEASQVTFIFGELKRGNESVKPQFENHVKQFYELLDKSTTQLRKEIQLLDENVGTRLLPINVNKKALGQDTEKMEEQLDLLSVILDPSKSK is encoded by the coding sequence ATGCAGCCACCATATATACAGGAGCGTCTGAAGTCGCTCAATGATGTAGAAAGCCAGTTGTGTTCTATGCTGCAGGAGGCGTCGCAAGTAACGTTCATATTTGGCGAATTGAAACGTGGCAATGAATCAGTGAAACCACAATTCGAAAACCATGTCAAACAGTTCTACGAATTACTGGACAAATCAACTACACAGTTGCGTAAGGAAATACAGCTATTGGACGAGAACGTTGGAACCCGACTACTACCTATTAACGTTAACAAGAAGGCCCTTGGCCAAGatacagaaaaaatggaagagCAACTAGATTTACTCTCAGTGATACTGGACCCTTCGAAATCCAAGTGA
- the FOL3 gene encoding dihydrofolate synthase (similar to Saccharomyces cerevisiae RMA1 (YKL132C) and FOL3 (YMR113W); ancestral locus Anc_2.435) yields the protein MSIELGLSRITRLLEHLGNPQNSLRVLHVAGTNGKGSVCSYLSSVLQQTPYQIGRFTTPHLVHVTDSITINNKPISLDKYQDIRLQLEALNKSHSLKCTEFELLTCTAFKYFCDLQCQWCVIEVGLGGRLDATNAIPGSNKACCGITKIGLDHESFLGNTLAEISKEKAGIITKGVPFTVIDGTNDPGVVKVVKDTCKALGSKLFITDSHLNGNIIDTKAWGCFNLAKLPLNGEYQIFNLRVAMGMLEYLQLNGLINVTKDEVSARLAKVDWPGRLYRMDYCYDRLSRKTLPILMDGAHNGSASIELAKYLRKEYGDQPLTFVMAVTSGKCLKPLLQPLLRPVDRIILTQFNSVEGMPWIHATDPEEMKDFILSQDYTRDVAIENNLRRILPSLANASEGQRRPIVVCGSLYLCGELLGIHNSHLKE from the coding sequence ATGTCTATTGAGTTGGGACTTTCTCGTATAACCAGGTTACTAGAGCACTTGGGCAACCCGCAAAACTCATTGAGGGTGCTGCATGTTGCAGGAACAAATGGTAAAGGTTCAGTTTGCAGTTACCTATCCTCTGTTTTGCAACAAACCCCGTATCAAATTGGGAGATTCACCACTCCACACTTGGTCCATGTTACTGACTCCATTACAATCAACAATAAGCCGATCTCACTAGATAAATATCAAGACATTAGATTGCAACTGGAAGCTTTGAACAAATCACATTCCTTGAAATGTACGGAATTTGAATTACTAACATGCACCGCATTCAAATACTTCTGCGATTTGCAGTGCCAATGGTGTGTCATTGAAGTAGGTCTCGGTGGAAGACTTGACGCTACTAATGCTATTCCGGGCTCAAACAAGGCGTGCTGCGGTATTACTAAGATCGGTTTAGACCATGAGAGTTTTCTAGGAAATACCTTAGCTGAAATCTCCAAAGAGAAAGCGGGTATAATTACCAAAGGGGTGCCTTTCACAGTAATTGACGGAACCAACGATCCAGGTGTCGTAAAAGTCGTCAAAGATACATGTAAGGCTTTGGGGTCCAAACTTTTCATCACTGATTCCCATCTTAATGGCAATATCATTGATACGAAGGCATGGGGATGTTTCAACTTGGCAAAACTACCCCTGAATGGGGAGTATCAGATATTCAACCTCAGAGTGGCTATGGGTATGCTAGAATACTTACAGTTGAACGGGCTTATCAATGTTACCAAAGATGAAGTGAGTGCGAGATTAGCGAAGGTGGACTGGCCGGGAAGGCTATATCGTATGGACTACTGTTATGATCGTTTGAGTAGGAAAACGTTACCCATACTGATGGATGGTGCTCATAATGGTTCGGCTTCAATAGAGCTGGCAAAATATCtgagaaaagaatatggaGACCAACCATTGACCTTTGTGATGGCCGTAACTTCTGGAAAATGCCTGAAGCCACTGCTTCAGCCTTTATTGAGGCCAGTAGATCGAATAATTCTTACTCAATTTAATAGCGTGGAAGGTATGCCCTGGATTCATGCCACTGATCCTGAAGAGATGAAAGATTTCATCTTAAGTCAAGATTATACACGTGATGTAGCGATTGAGAACAATTTACGCCGGATATTACCTTCCCTAGCAAACGCATCAGAGGGGCAAAGACGACCAATCGTTGTGTGCGGCTCGTTGTATTTATGTGGAGAATTGCTAGGGATTCATAACAGTCATTTAAAAGAGTAA
- the SKDI13G2440 gene encoding putative peptide hydrolase (similar to Saccharomyces cerevisiae YMR114C; ancestral locus Anc_2.434), with amino-acid sequence MCGRFALAYDSGDLPGLLGEWNLPVHTPNDASSNDQRSLDEEDTKGQAAVSEEIFKASYNVSPTNYSAVYRADTKAIQFMRWGLVPFWTKDSSQFKTYRTFNARLENLQQSKMWIRPCEKKRCAVLMSGYFEWKTVGKKKTPYFISRRDGRLMFVAGMYDYVEKEDLYTFTIITAQGPKELKWLHERMPCVLEPGSKSWDEWMDVDKTEWSTEELVKLLNPGYDESKLQFYQVTDDVGKTTNTGERLIRPLLKEDSDMFSVKKERKEVLLESDNDEGIADKDDDAGADELIKREDDRKEKKDLKENSYDQSAKKKEYKKPIPSDGGSVGIRVMKEEANESPEEGGSEKKRNIVDMLGNQKDSRGRKKLKK; translated from the coding sequence ATGTGTGGTAGGTTTGCCTTAGCTTACGATAGCGGGGATCTGCCCGGCCTTCTAGGGGAATGGAATTTACCAGTACATACCCCCAACGACGCATCATCGAACGATCAACGTTCATTAGACGAGGAGGATACAAAAGGTCAGGCGGCCGTTAGTGAAGAGATATTCAAAGCTTCTTATAATGTCTCACCTACGAACTATTCCGCTGTATATCGGGCAGATACTAAAGCCATTCAGTTCATGAGGTGGGGCCTAGTGCCCTTCTGGACGAAAGATTCCTCACAGTTCAAGACCTATCGTACCTTTAATGCTCGTTTAGAGAATCTACAACAGAGTAAAATGTGGATAAGACCTTgtgagaagaaaagatgtGCTGTACTCATGAGCGGATATTTTGAGTGGAAAACTGTagggaagaagaaaacgccttattttatttctagACGGGACGGCAGGTTGATGTTTGTAGCAGGAATGTACGATTATGTGGAGAAGGAAGATTTGTACACGTTTACCATAATAACTGCACAAGGGCCCAAAGAGCTGAAGTGGCTGCACGAAAGAATGCCCTGCGTACTGGAACCGGGCTCTAAGAGTTGGGATGAGTGGATGGATGTGGACAAGACGGAATGGAGTACAGAAGAACTGGTAAAGTTATTAAATCCAGGTTACGATGAGTCAAAGCTACAGTTCTATCAAGTTACTGACGATGTCGGAAAAACTACCAACACTGGAGAACGATTGATTAGGCCTTTGTTGAAAGAGGATTCAGACATGTTTAGtgtgaagaaagaaagaaaagaagttctACTCGAATCTGACAACGACGAAGGTATCGCTGATAAAGATGACGATGCAGGAGCTGATGAATTGATCAAAAGGGAAGATGATCgcaaggaaaagaaggatcTGAAGGAGAATTCCTATGATCAATCtgcgaagaagaaagagtaCAAAAAACCAATCCCATCAGATGGAGGAAGTGTAGGTATTAGAGtaatgaaagaagaagcgaATGAATCACCTGAAGAAGGGGGaagtgaaaagaaaagaaacatcGTTGATATGTTGGGCAACCAAAAGGATTCAAGAGGCAggaagaagctgaaaaaatga